The Streptomyces sp. NBC_00775 genome includes the window TCGCGACCCGCGCGGGCCTGCTGACCATGATGCGTCCACCTCTCGATGTGAACTTCGGTGCGGTGTACGTCAGTTGGCGTGCACATCAGTTCGCGTGCACGTCAGTTGGCGGCCCGGAAGCCCCACTGCCGCAGGCCGTTCTCCAGCACCTCGACGACCTTCTCGCCGGTGAGGTAGGAGTCGGGGGTCGAACGCCCGGTGATGAACGGGTAGTCGACGATGACCGACGTCGTCTTCCCGAAGTTGCCGTGGAAGGCGCCGTCCGGGCCGGTCGCGTCCCGCAGGATGTACTCCAGCGGGTACGGCGGCGGGCCGATCACGAAGTCGGTGCCCATGAAGCCGGTGCCGTCCTTGTAGTCGTACTCGATGCAGTGCCCGGTGACGTGCTTGCCGCGGATGATGGAGACGCGGTCCTCCTGGTCACGGGCGAAGGCCAGCGCGGTCACCCCGTAGCACTCGGCGGCGATCGGCAGGTCGAGTGCGCGGAAGGCGAGGATCAGGTCGTGCACCCGCCAGTTGTTGGCGAGGTCCACGATCGGGCCGCTGCCGCCGACGATGAGCAGCGCGTCGTAGCGGCTCGCGATCTGCTCGCGGATCTGCTCCAGGCGGGTGTTGTACGCCTCCCAGTCGCGCAGGAAGTACGGCTTGCTGCGGTAAGGCCGGTCGGGCAGCCAGGACGA containing:
- a CDS encoding type 1 glutamine amidotransferase domain-containing protein, with amino-acid sequence MSKRILVVLSEYGYWGEELIGPLETFDKAGYHVSFATPTGKRPVALPPSMDPDYIDPPLGRSVTTPEMAGKVRAIDTSARLDDPLDLSSWLPDRPYRSKPYFLRDWEAYNTRLEQIREQIASRYDALLIVGGSGPIVDLANNWRVHDLILAFRALDLPIAAECYGVTALAFARDQEDRVSIIRGKHVTGHCIEYDYKDGTGFMGTDFVIGPPPYPLEYILRDATGPDGAFHGNFGKTTSVIVDYPFITGRSTPDSYLTGEKVVEVLENGLRQWGFRAAN